The sequence ACGCGTTCTGGAACGGCACGTCGATGAACTTCGGCGACGGCGCCAGCTACTTCTACCCGCTGACCTCGCTGGACGTGACCAGCCACGAAATCAGCCACGGCTTCACCGAGCAGCACTCCAACCTGCAGTACTCCGGCCAGTCCGGCGGCATGAACGAGGCGTTCTCGGACATGGCCGGCGAAGCGGCCGAGTACTTCGACCGCGGCGGCAACGACTGGCTGGTCGGCGCCGACATCATCAAGAACGGCACCGCGCTGCGCTGGATGTGCACGCCGACCCAGGACGGCCGCTCGATCGACAACGCCGCCAACTTCACCAGCTCGATGGACGTGCACTATTCCAGCGGCGTCTACAACAAGGCGTTCTGCATGCTGGCGAAGACGGCCAACTGGAACACGAAGAAGGCCTTCGAGGTATTCGCACGCGCCAATGCGATGTACTGGACGGCCACTTCCACGTTCAACTCCGGCGCCTGCGGCGTGCAAACCGCTGCAGTCGACTACGGCTACACCCGTAGCGACGTGGCGGCGGCGTTCAACGCCGTCGGCGTGACCTGCCAGTAAGCAACCGGCAAGTAAGACCAGGAAGGGCCGGCCCGCCAGGGCCGGCCCTTCTCGTTGCCGGGCGCGTTGCCCCGGCTGCGCTCCTTCGGCACAACCTGTGGTTTACCCGGGATTGCAGTCCTGCGGCGCTTGCGGAACAGTGTGCGGACTCCTTCCACGGATCGCAGCATGGCGCAGCAACCCATCACCCTCATCGGCGGCGGCCTGGTCGGCGCCTTGCTGGCGCAGCAGCTGGCCCAGCGCGGTTTCGCCGTCGAGGTGTTCGAGAAGCGTGCGGACCCGCGGCATGCTGGCTTCGCCGGCGGTCGCTCGATCAACCTGGCGCTGGCCGAGCGCGGCCTGCAGGCGTTGCGCAGCGCCGGCCTGGCCGACGACGTGCTGCAGCGCGCAGTGATGATGCGCGGGCGCATGGTGCACGACCGCGACGGCAACAGCGGCCTGCAGCGCTACGGCGTGGACGACAGCGAGGTGATCTGGTCGGTCTCGCGCGGTGCGCTGAACATGCTGCTGCTGGATGCCGCCGAGGCGGTTGGCGTGCGCTTCCACTTCGGCCAGTCGCTGGTCGGCGCCGACTTCCGGCGGCAGCGCATCCGGCTCGCCGACGAGGCCGGCGTGGAACGCGAACGGGATATCGGCATGCTGCTCGGCGCGGACGGCGCCGGCTCCGCGGTACGCGCGGCCATGAACGCGCATGCGCCGCTGGGCGAGCGGATCGAGTCGCTCGGCCACGGCTACAAGGAATTGGAGATCCCGCCAGCCGGCGAGCTGCCGGCCGCGGTGCTGCAGCTCGGCGGCGGCCGCGACCAGTTCGCGCTGGAGCCGCACGCGCTGCACATCTGGCCGCGCGGCGGCTACATGTGCATCGCACTGCCGAACACCGAAGGCAGTTTCACGGTGACCCTGTTCCTGCCGGCACAAGGCGCCGCGCCAAGCTTCGCCAGCCTGCCCGACGCGACGGCCGCGGCCGCGTTCTTCCGCGAACAGTTCCCCGGCCTGCTGCCGCTGATCCCGCGCTTCGCCGCGGATTTCGACAGCCATCCGGTCGGCACGCTGTCCACGCTGTACCTGGAGCGTTGGCACCTGGAAGGCAGCGCGCTGCTGATCGGCGACGCCGCCCACGCGATCGTGCCGTTCCACGGCCAGGGCATGAACTGCGGCTTCGAGGACACCGTGGTGCTGGCAAACCTGCTGGCCGAGGCGCCGGACGACAGCGCCGAGGTGTTCGCCGAATTCCAGCGCGTGCGCCAGCCGAACGCCGACGCGATCGCCGCGATGGCGCTGGAAAACTACGTCGAGATGCGCGACTCGGTGGCCGATCCGCATTACCTGGCCAAACGCGAACTGGGCGCGTCGCTGGCCACACGCATTCCCACCCATTACATGGCGCGCTATCGCATGGTCACCTTCACCCATCTTCCCTACGCCTACGCGCTGGAACGCGGCCGGGCGCAGGATCAGCTGCTGGAGCAACTGTTGCGCGAAAACCCGAACGTGGCCGCCATCGACATCGATGCTGCCGCGCGGCTGTTCGTCGCCACGCTGGCCCCGCTACCGGCGCTGCGTCATGGATGAGGCCCTGCTCGAAGCGTTTCGCGCCACGGCCTACCACGTCTGTCTGGACACCGTGACCTGGGCGACGATCCGCGTGGACCTGCCCCTGCCGGCCCAGCTCGCCGAAGCGGTCGGTTCGCGCCCGTGGGCTTTCATCACGGCGTGGAATCCGCAGGCGCGACGACGCCCGCCGGCACAGAACCTGGCCGCACAACGCGAACTGCTGGCCGCCTTGCAGGACCAGCCCGGCGTCGCCGTGCATCCGGCCCTCGGCGTGGGAACTTCCGGCTGGAGCGAGCCCAGCCTGTTCGTCGTCGGCGCGAGCGCCCATGCGCTGGACAAGCTGGCCAGGACCCACGGACAACTGGCCTACGTGCACGGCGAAGCCGGCAGCGCCGCCCTCTTGCGGACCCTGGATTGACCGGTTCAGCGGCAGCGCGCCGCATGGACAAGCGCCATCGGCATTGCGGACAATCACGGGGATGACTGCCGCCAGCACCGCTGCGCCCCTGCTCGAAGCGCGGGCCCTGAGTTTCCATCGCCAGGACGAACCGGTGTTCGCGCCGCTGGATTTCCAGCTGCGTGCGGGCGAACTGGCCCTGGTCGAGGGCGACAACGGCAGCGGCAAGACCACCTTGCTGCGTATGCTGGCCGGACTGCTGCACATCGGCGCCGGCGAACTGCACTGGCGCGGCGAACCACTGCAGCGCGACCACTGCGCCGGCGAGATCCTGTTCCTGGGCCACCAGCTCGGCCTCAAGGCCGATCTCAGCCCACGCGAGAACCTGCACATCGCCGCCGGTCTGCACGGCGCGCGCGATGGTGCCAGCGTGGCCTCGGTGCTGGCCCGGATCGGCCTGCGCGGCTACGAGGACGAGCCGGTGCGCCGGCTGTCCGCCGGCCAGAAAAAGCGCGCCGCGCTGGCCCGGCTGCTGTTGCTGCCGGCGACCTTGTGGCTGCTCGACGAGCCGTACGCGAACCTTGACCGCATCGGCATCGCGCTGGTGAACGACTTGCTGGAAAACCACACCGACGCCGGTGGCGCGGCGATGGTCACCAGCCACGGCACGGTGAGTTTCCATGGCGGCGAGCCGCGACGGATCCGCATGCATGATTAACGTCGGGCATTCCATGCGTGGACTCCCTCCCCTGCTTGCAGGGGAGGGTTGGGGAGGGGTAACGCTCTTGCCCTTGTGCAAGAGCGAACCCCCTCCCAGCCTCCCCCTGCGACCGAAGGAAGTCCCTTTGGGACAAGCAGGGGAAGGAGCACAGCGATGAACCGCCCTGGCCTCGCCCCCGCCTGCGCCGCCATGCTTCGGCGCGATCTCACCCTCGCCTGGCGCCGGCGCGGAGACATCGCGATGCCGGTGCTGTATGCACTGATCGTGACCATGCTGTTCCCGTTCGCGCTGGGACCTGAGGACACTCTGCTGCAACGGATCGCCGGCGGCGTGGTGCTGGTCACCGTACTGCTGGCGATGCTGCTGGCGCTGGACGCGATGTTCGCCAGTGACATCGAGGACGGTTCGCTGGAACAACTGGTGCTGGCGCCGCAGCCGCTGGCGCTGATGCTGGGCATGAAAATTCTTGCGCACTGGATCACCACCGCGCTGCCGCTGATCGTGATCGCACCGCTGATGGCCGCGATGCTGCACCTGCCCGGCGCGGTAATCCCGGTGCTGCTGCTGGCGCTGCTGCTGGCCACACCACTGCTCAGCCTGCTCGGCGCTGTGCTGGTCGCGCTGACGGCCGGCACCCGGCGCTCTGGTATGCTGCTCGCCTTGATGTTGCTGCCGCTTTGCGTGCCAGCCGTGATCTTCGCCGCCGGCGCCGTGGCGGCTGCCCAGCAGGGTTTGCCATGGTTCGCGCCGGTCGCCTGGCTCGCGGCCGCGCTGGTGCTGGCCGTGGTGCTGGCGCCACTGGCCTGCGCGGCGGCCCTTCGTATTGCCCTGGACGCTTGATCGGTTATGGCTAGCTGGATTCCGCTCTGGTTGCACAAGCTCGGCTCGCCGCCGACGTTCTACCGCTTCGCCGGCGCGCTGCAGCCGTGGGCGATGGCGCTGGCGCTTCTGCTCGGCGCGGTCGCGCTGTACGGCGGGCTGGTGCTGGCGCCGGCCGACTACCAGCAGGGCGACGCTTACCGGATCATCTTCATCCACGTGCCCAGCGCGTGGATGAGCATGTTCATCTATGCAGTGATGGGCGTGGCCTCGTTCATCGCGCTGGTGTGGCGGATCAAGCTGGCCGAGGTGGTGGCGATGGAGTCGGCGCCGATCGGCGCGGCGTTCACCTTCATCACCCTGGTCACCGGCTCGCTGTGGGGCAAGCCGATGTGGGGCACCTGGTGGACCTGGGATGCGCGGCTCACCTCCGAGCTGGTGCTGCTGTTCCTGTTCCTGGGCGTGATCGGCCTGTACCACGCGTTCGAGGATCGCCGCCAGGGCGCGCGCGCCGCGGCGTTCCTCGCCATCATCGGCATCATCAACGTGCCGATCGTGCATTTCTCGGTGAACTGGTGGAACACCCTGCACCAGGGCAGCACAGTCAACGTGTTCGGCCAGTCGAAGATTTCCGCGGACATGTTATGGCCGCTGCTGACGATGACCCTGGCGACCAAGTTCTACTACCTCGCCAGCCTGTTCCGTCGCGCACGCACCGACCTGCTGGCGCTGGAAGGCGGCAAGGACTGGGTGCGCAAGATCGCCGAAGACGAGGCTGGCCGATGAGCGCCCTGCAGCACTTCCTGGCGATGGGCGGCTACGCGGCCTATGTATGGCCGGCCTACGCGCTGTTCTTCATCGTGCTGATCGCCGATACCCTCGCGCCGCGCCTGCGCCGCCGCCGCGTGCTGGCGGAACTTCGTGCCCGCCTGGCGCGTCAGAGCGCGCGACAGGAACGCAAACCCCTTTCCACGCCAGCATCCCCCTGACCGGGGCGGTCGACCACCATGCCCATGAATCCCACCCGCAAGCGCCGGCTCACCATCGTGCTGGCCATCCTCGCCGCGGCAGCCGTCGCGGCCGT is a genomic window of Rhodanobacter thiooxydans containing:
- a CDS encoding FAD-dependent oxidoreductase, which produces MAQQPITLIGGGLVGALLAQQLAQRGFAVEVFEKRADPRHAGFAGGRSINLALAERGLQALRSAGLADDVLQRAVMMRGRMVHDRDGNSGLQRYGVDDSEVIWSVSRGALNMLLLDAAEAVGVRFHFGQSLVGADFRRQRIRLADEAGVERERDIGMLLGADGAGSAVRAAMNAHAPLGERIESLGHGYKELEIPPAGELPAAVLQLGGGRDQFALEPHALHIWPRGGYMCIALPNTEGSFTVTLFLPAQGAAPSFASLPDATAAAAFFREQFPGLLPLIPRFAADFDSHPVGTLSTLYLERWHLEGSALLIGDAAHAIVPFHGQGMNCGFEDTVVLANLLAEAPDDSAEVFAEFQRVRQPNADAIAAMALENYVEMRDSVADPHYLAKRELGASLATRIPTHYMARYRMVTFTHLPYAYALERGRAQDQLLEQLLRENPNVAAIDIDAAARLFVATLAPLPALRHG
- a CDS encoding DUF3293 domain-containing protein gives rise to the protein MDEALLEAFRATAYHVCLDTVTWATIRVDLPLPAQLAEAVGSRPWAFITAWNPQARRRPPAQNLAAQRELLAALQDQPGVAVHPALGVGTSGWSEPSLFVVGASAHALDKLARTHGQLAYVHGEAGSAALLRTLD
- the ccmA gene encoding cytochrome c biogenesis heme-transporting ATPase CcmA; protein product: MTAASTAAPLLEARALSFHRQDEPVFAPLDFQLRAGELALVEGDNGSGKTTLLRMLAGLLHIGAGELHWRGEPLQRDHCAGEILFLGHQLGLKADLSPRENLHIAAGLHGARDGASVASVLARIGLRGYEDEPVRRLSAGQKKRAALARLLLLPATLWLLDEPYANLDRIGIALVNDLLENHTDAGGAAMVTSHGTVSFHGGEPRRIRMHD
- the ccmB gene encoding heme exporter protein CcmB, producing the protein MNRPGLAPACAAMLRRDLTLAWRRRGDIAMPVLYALIVTMLFPFALGPEDTLLQRIAGGVVLVTVLLAMLLALDAMFASDIEDGSLEQLVLAPQPLALMLGMKILAHWITTALPLIVIAPLMAAMLHLPGAVIPVLLLALLLATPLLSLLGAVLVALTAGTRRSGMLLALMLLPLCVPAVIFAAGAVAAAQQGLPWFAPVAWLAAALVLAVVLAPLACAAALRIALDA
- a CDS encoding heme ABC transporter permease, which encodes MASWIPLWLHKLGSPPTFYRFAGALQPWAMALALLLGAVALYGGLVLAPADYQQGDAYRIIFIHVPSAWMSMFIYAVMGVASFIALVWRIKLAEVVAMESAPIGAAFTFITLVTGSLWGKPMWGTWWTWDARLTSELVLLFLFLGVIGLYHAFEDRRQGARAAAFLAIIGIINVPIVHFSVNWWNTLHQGSTVNVFGQSKISADMLWPLLTMTLATKFYYLASLFRRARTDLLALEGGKDWVRKIAEDEAGR
- the ccmD gene encoding heme exporter protein CcmD, producing the protein MSALQHFLAMGGYAAYVWPAYALFFIVLIADTLAPRLRRRRVLAELRARLARQSARQERKPLSTPASP